In the Dictyostelium discoideum AX4 chromosome 6 chromosome, whole genome shotgun sequence genome, TTACCTTTAagtttggtttattattagttatattattattttggtaaTTATTGCTCTCTTCTTGAATTGCTGGTAATGGAATTAactctttttttgaatacAATGATAAAGGacttgaattattattattattattattattattattattattattattattattattattattattattattattattattattattattattactattattattattattattattacttataATATCAccttttatttcatttttaattagtttattttttttttcactattataattatttttatttaaattattgtttgTGTTATtgtcaaaattattattggtgcTGTCTGTAATTGTGCCACTATTAATGtcactatttttattaaatgtttgAGTTTTCATACATAAATTATTGTCGGTATTACTatcattactactattattactactattattattaatattattattattattattattattattattattattattatttattgcatttgcttttttttgtgttattaaaatatacaaTAATGTtgaaaccaataaaaaaaaagtcaaataATGAGATATAAGATTATCTGGAATAGAAATTGTAATCtccattttatttgtatagttggtggtggtggcggcggtggtggtggtgtggTTTTTAATATTACGTTATATAcgtatattttttaatttttatttattaaatgattattgtattatttttaattattttttttgtttattttttaaaatacttaTGTATTACTACATGCAGtgttaatttcttttgaaaattataattaattaaaaaaaaaaaaacaaaaaaaaaaaaaaactggtGGAATGgtgattaataataatagggTGTATTGTGTGGGGgtgaaacttttttttttttaattatttttaaaattatttaaatattattttgtttgtattattgttttgttttgtttatttttgttttgtttttcttttattaacttttatttgttttgtttgttttgttttgtttttcttttattatcttttattagttttgtttttttttgtttttttttgttttttatgtgaaaaaaaaaaaaaaaaattattctgTTTGTTTATATGTGAAAATTGATGTTTTATAATTGTGGTATATTATTATCTGATAtgaaaagttttaaattccAAAAGAAGATCTTAAATTAATCTCATTGGTgtttataattgttttaaaactCTCTATTgaataatgatattttttacaatttttttttttttttttttaaaaaaattactttattatttatttgtttgtttcctattattatatataattgaaaaataaaataatatgagttaaaaaaaaaaaaaaaatttgtaaataaataaaaaataaataaaaaaaaattaaaataatagtgAGGTggaatataaaattaaatcattataaaAGTTCTTTGGGAATCggtgtgaaaaaaaaaaaagaaaaaaagaaaaaaataaaaaaaaaattcaaagttttttaaacattttgaCTCTTGAGAAAatatctgaaaaaaaaaaaaaataattaaaaaaaaataaaaataaaaaaaatctgatccaatcaaaaatatttcaaataaaaaaggaaagAATCCAAGTAtttaacttttatttatttaattatttgaaaaaaaaaaaataatgtaaaaaaaaaaaaaattaaaaaaataaaaacaatataattgtacaaataaaaaaaaaaaaaaagaaaaagaataaaaataattttatatacataatctacaaaaaaaaaagatttaatccAAAACTATTGGATTTTCAACTGACAGgccatcattattttcaattttttgagTTTGAGACTGTTGTTGAGTTTGAGactgttgttgaatttgatgcTGTTGTTGAGTTTGAGACtgttgtgatgatgatgccGATGGTAATGGAGATGATttgatattcttttttttcttttggttGGCTAATAATTgctcttcattatcatcaacatatctttttaaaccaaaactgttattgttattgttgttgctgttgttgttgttgttgctgttgctgttgttgttgttgctgttgctgttgttgttgctgttgttgttgttatcattgttgatattgttgctattgttgttgttattgttattgttgttgttgttgttgttgttgttgttgttgttgttgttgttgtttttgttgttgttgttgttgttgttgtttcctTTGGTATCAATATTCAATTTACTACGATGTCTTGAACTAcgactattattgttaatatcTTGGCTAGCACTATTCAACAATGGAGAGAATTGATTGGAATTAGTAAAAGATAATGATTCTGATGAAAGAAATTCTGATGAGGATGATAAAGATTCCATCGAGGAACTTGAAAAGGATGTTGGTGAATAGTTTGAAAAAGAACTTGAAGAAACTGAAATAGGGGTAAGCGATACTGGCGAGTTATGTGAAGTTTGAGTGCTACTCAAAATATTTGGTCCAAATtgtgtattatttttagtaataccattattattattattattattattattattattattattattaatatcattattattattattaatattattattattatttttaagatGATTGAAACCATTATTGAAACTGtcaaaactattattacctCTATTAATACTATTGTTATGggtattgaaattattgaaaagactattattattattattattattattattattattattgctattgctattgctattatcattattattgctattataattattattattgctattattattgctattattattattattattattattattattattattattattattattattattattattattattattttgattaaaattaaaagtattgTGACCAAATACATgatcattattaccactattgttattgttactattggTGGCACCATGTCCAAAAggattttgataattattagCTAAaccattactattgttattactataattTGAAAAGGAAAACCTATTCAAGAAttgataatttgaatttggtatagattgattatttaaGAAAGGGATTGGATGTGGTGCATTCGAAATATTAAAAGGTGGATGATTATATTGAAAGTGATTGGCATAACTACTAGTcaaaccattaccattattattattattattattattattgttgttggtattgttattgatactattattattactattattattattattattattattattattattattattattattattattattattattattattattatttttattattattatttttattattattattactattattattattgttattaatattattaaaatttgaagaagtagtagtggtagtcgTTGTTCTATTTCCATTAAAGCTagtgttgttattattattactattattattattgttattgccAATAATGCCATTTATATtgccattaccattattattatttccatttatattaccattattattactattgttattgtaaCTATTTATAACCATTTGGTTGCCATTAAAATCACTGAAATCATTACTTCCATTATTGTTGTTACGATTATGATTtgcatttatattattattattattattattattattattattattattattattattattattattattattattacccaTCTCATTAATACTGCCACCATTTGAGCCAATGTTACcaatattattgttgttattgttattgctattattcaTGTTATTGATACAatgattattgttattttcatTGGTAAACCCATTATTAGGGATAAAATGGTTATGATCACTACTTTGGTTATGAATActattgatattgttgttgttaatgttattgttgttattattgttattgttgtagttattgttgttattattatgagTGTCACTACTGCTTGTATTGTGATGTTGGGAAGGTATTGATAAAGGATGATAGTCTCTAAAGTTTAGTTTCTCTTGTTGTTGATCTTCcatttgttgtagttgttgctgttgaattttttgaatGTGTTCTTGAATTCTCTGATGAAACGATGCATTATTCATATAATAGTTACCACCATTATacatactattattatttatcaaatCCATTAAACCATTGCAATAACTTCCATAATTACTATCATTACTAAAATCTGTATTATTAAAGCTATTGTTGTTTGCCCCAAATtgattaccattattattgctattattaaaattattaccataattattaaaaccattaaatccattattattattattattattattaatattattattatttacattattataactattattattattattatcatcattaatattatcattattattaaaaccattattaaaattattattataactattattattactattattattataattgttattattattattattattattattattattattatttctattatttctattattattattattattattattgttattgttactattattaaaactaaaattattattactattattattatttttgtaattgttattattataattattattattattattatcatgattataattattattatgattattattgttattgttataattattattattattattattattattattattattattattattattattattatgattattattaccatataaattattattattattatttaaattattattatttaaattaactttttgttgttttaatcttaaaatatattgttttaataattgattaactTCATAGACTTCTTTGTAAATGTGGTTTGGAACTGAAGTTTgtaaaactaatttttgatattgaatttgttgCTGTTCAGCTTTCAATATCAAATATTGTAAATCTACATCCACAACCTGTTGAGTTTGTAAAGCTGCTTGTTGAGAAGATGACCTTTTTGGTACCAAAATAGAATTTGGCGGTATAATATCATAacttccattattattattacaattatttgttttttgatgttgttttgatattttaactGGTCTACTAactaaacaattaattatatcATCCAAAGGTGGTGATGCTATAGGATCCTCAAAAAACCATGGATGATTTAATGCTTCTTTTGTTGATATCCTATTTTTTGGACATAATGTTAACATTCTTAAAATTATATCCAATGtagaatttgaaaaactatatttaaaaaaagaatttgttagaggaagaaaaaaaaaaaaaaaaaaaaaccagaataaaattaaatataataatatttgttaccttttgaattttgaaatatcttttaaagattttgaaggatattttttagattttgaaCCTAAATATGGAGAATAAcctgataattttgaaataccAGGCCAATTTTTTTCAGTTGGAGTTCCAAAAGTTTTAAAGATTAATTCCAATTGTAAAGAGTCGTTTGAACCTGCAAACATATAAAATCCAGTTAACATCTCCACTATAATACAACCAACACTCCAAATATCGACTTCTGGTCCATAGTTCCTACTTCCCATTAATAATTCTGGTGGTctataaaataatgatataacTTGATGAGCTAAATGAGGATTTCCAATATATGTCGTAAATCCAAAATCTGCTATCTTTAAATCGAACCTTGggttaattaataaatttgatgctataatttaaaaattttttaaaaaaaaaaaaaaaaaaacaataaagtaaataaaaaagtattttgtgtgttttgttttgttttttttttttttttttttaattagtaaGTATGCTCAATTACAAGAAATCGAAGTTACCAcgaatataaaaaaacattaagtCTTTTTACAATacaattcatttttttaaaagaaacaTACGTTTAATATCCAAATGCATAATCTTTTGACTATGCAATTCATCTAAACCTTCCAATAATTggtgaataaaaaatttcgTGCATGATAATGtcatatatttatttttgggtGATATAAATTTCCAAAGATCATATtctaaatattcaaataccATAACCAATTTATCatctaattaataataataatattaatattaataataataataataataataatattaaaaaaaaaaaaacctcatTTTTAAATGTCATACCGTTTGAATAAAAGTATTCTATTAAATGTACAATGTTTTTACAATCtcttaatttcattaaatatttaacttCAACTGGTaactattttattattattattattattattattataataaaaaaatatattagtaattattcttttttttattattatttagtgtGTCCTTTTGTATTTCTATTTCTATTTCTCTCTCTTTTGatctatatatataaatatgatTACATAcaccattttcaatattcATAACTGATATAATCTTTAATGCAACTGTACATTTTGAAAGATTATGAATTGCTTTATAAACTTTACCATAAGATCCAGATCCTATGAGTTCAATAATCTGAAAAGAGTTCATCTTCCTCGAGGAATATATTCTCTCTTCGATTTAAAAACTACTTCTGTAATTGTGTGGTCTggtctattaaaaaaaaaaaaaaaaaagtgaaccCTAAAAAGAATAGgcttcacttttttttttttttttcttgtctTTAAAcgaatgttttattttatattattattatttttttttttggtttttttttttttttttttttttttttttttttttttttaacaagtGAGGAAATATATAAACTATACAGAAGAAAATTTAtgagttaaaaaaaaaaaaaaaaaaggaaatagcTTTGAAAGGAATATAGTTTAACAATgtgttgatttttatttttattttttattttattttatttatttatttattttttatttattttttttttttttttttgaaactgtatttaatttttttatttatatttttttttttcttttattttttttttttattttatttttttatataaataaatatatttattactattgtttttTGTATTGCTGGGTTTCGTgtgaaaaaaacaaaaaaaaaaaaaaaacaaaaaaagaaagataaaatgccaaattttaaaaaaaaaaaaaaaaaaaaaaaaaaaaaaaaaagataaaacgCAAGTGGCACgtgccaaaaaaaaaaaaataaaaaaataaaaaatatatatgaatattaaaattataatgcacttaaaaaaaattatttataaaaaaaaaaaaagattgtgataatttttttctatttaaataaatatttatattgagaaaaaaaaaataaaaaattaaaaaaaaaaaaaaaaaaaaaaaaaaataaaaagtgttgggtttttgattttcttttttttttttttttttttttatttacatttaaaaaaattattattgatattaaaatgcaatgattattattttttttttttttttgtgtcgTTTTTTATGGGttggatattttaaaaatatggGTGGGTCAGTGGTGTATATGTGGAATAAATCCTCATTAATAAAAcgattatttttagttttattgaggaaaaaaaaagtcaaaataaaaagagtTTTTACTGGAATGGgcattttgtaattttaatttttttttttaaaaaaaaaaaaaaaaaattgattaagGTTATATggaaaatttcaaataaaagaagTAAGTTCccctaaattttttttttcaaatttcccccaccattttttttcaaatctcgataaaataattttttaatttttatgtAAATATGCCCAAAATCCCCGTGCTCAAGTGAAAATCGCACGTGCTTTACATGTTTTTTGGTGAtggattaaattttaaatgttatttttttttttatttttttaatcccaACACAACAACCTCCGAacttttgatattttaaaaagttttttagacaaataaaaaaaaaaataaaaaaaaataaataaataattaaaaaattaaaaaataatgaaaaaaaaataaaaaatgaaataataaaaaaaaataatatgaaaaaataataaaaataataataatttaaaaaaaaaaaaaattatttatatcttcattttaaaaaacaattactttttattactttttaatttttaatgaaaaattaaagtcTATAagtaggaaaaaaaaaaaaaaaaaaaaaaaaaaaaaaaaaactatctcctttttttaaaaaaaaaaataaagaaatgcAATTGGAGTTTCATAATATAACCAATGTTTTTATAAATCTATAAAACCTCCTGAcatatttaaacattttttgttttttaaaaattttttttttttttttttttttcccacaTGACCTCACTTGTAAAAATTCAATCTCGATTAGTTATTTCCCTTacttgtaaataaatttatttgaaagtttttattatgggaaaaaataaaaaaataaaataaaataaaaaaaaaaaaaataatataaaaaaaaaaaaaaacatcattTTTTTTGAGATATAAATTaacatatattttttttttttttttttttttttttttatcatttatttattttaaatatgttattttttttattttttattttttatttttttttatacatttgTTAATGGACCAAAAATTTCATAagaaatattttcttttggaTAAcctaattcaattaattgtttattaattgcAGACATAAAAGATACTGGACCACAGATGAAAACTTTAGTATCTTTAATTTGAGAAGGATTGATgaatttttctaatttatcTTTGGTGATTTGACCATCAGTTTCAGAATGAACAGTTGATACCTTtactttatttgatttttccaATTGGGATAATTCATTTGCAAATGGTTGATATTGTTTGTTCTTTGAAGAGTGAACAAAGGTGACTTCTCTTTCTGGTTGTTTAGCTAAAGTTGCCTTTGCCATACTTAATAATGGAGTgataccaacaccaccactaaCCAAAAGGATTGGATTGCTTGATAATTGGTCGACTACATAGTCACCAGCTGGAGGGGAGAGTAAAACTTTATCGCCAACCTTAACATTTGCATGCAAATGATTTGAAACTACACCATTTGGATCAGACTTTTTGAGGGCGTCTTCTTTCTTTACACTAATACGATAGTATTGTTCGGATGGTGTGTCTGATAAACTGTAATGTCTGATGTGAGTTCTTTGTTCACCATTCTCTAAAGTTAATGGTACCTTAATGGTAATGTATTGGCCTGGAATATAGGTTGCAATTGGTTTACCATCGGCTGGTTTAAAGTAGAATGAAATGATATTGGACGACTCTTCAACCTTTCTATCGACAATGAATTCACGAGTATCTCTCCAACCTCCAATTTGCTCCTCTGTAACTTTATATAAAGCGGCTTCAGCATCAATGAAAGCTTGAGCAATTACACCATAAGCTTCACCCCATGCACCTAAAATCTCATCAGTGGCAGCATCTTGAAGAACTTCTTTAATTGCACCCAATAAATTTGTACCAACAATTGGATAATGTTCTGGTAATACACCCAATGCAACATGTTTATGAACGATTGGagctaaatttaattcattcaaTTTATCAATATGAATGGCAGCTTGTAAAACTGTATTTGCTAAAGCATTTTGTTGTTTTCCTTCTCTTTGATTTGAatgattgaaaatatttaaaagttgtGGATTAGCTTTAAACATATTTCTATAGAAGGTTGTAGTGATATTAACTCCATGGACTTGTAAAACAGGTACTGTTgctttaataattgaaattgattgttGACTTAaagacattttttttttttttttttatttgtttgttttttttttttttttaataaataaataaataaataataatattatatgtttaaaatataaaattaaatttgtaaaataaaattttttttttttttttaattaatttggaatgaaaagaaaaatttatttttaatcattttatttgaaaataaaaaataaaaaataaaaaataaaaaaataaaaaattaaaaaaaaaaccaaaaaaaatcaaaaaaaaatcaaaaaaaatcaaaatcatcacgaaattttgtttaaatttaaaatatacaCAAATTTAGTTATCGTTTTGTTAATATCatatgatattttttttttttttatcacaaaaatttttttcgtTAAAGAGGAATTCACAAAAACCTTACCCAATTTTTTCGTTAAAGAGGAATTCACAAAAACCTtacccaattttttttttttttttaaatttttttttttaaacttttaaatgGAACCATATTATATTTGATTTCCAAATATAGATATTAATAGATtagattaattttttttttttttgttaaaaaaaaaatattataatatttttaaaaaataaattaaaaaaaaaaaaataattagacATAAATATcgattattaataattaaattattatttccaatttttttttttttttttttttccttataccaaaaaattaaaaatatcttttaaattattttatttttatttttattttttatatttttttttttttttttttatttatttatttaaattaattttcaataatattttttacacCTCTTAACATTTGATTTTCTTCGAGGACTGGAGTTAATGGACCAAATAATTCATAATGTACATTTTCTTTATGGAAACctaattgtaataaatctTTGTTAACTTGCATCATAAAAGGTACAGGACCACAAATGTAAACGTCGGTTTCAGCGATTTCAGCTTGATCAACATGTTGAgttgaatatttttcaatgatttctttattgATATGACCTTGATTTTCAGAGTATactaaattgattttaagaTTACCAGTTTCTTTATAATCGTCTTCCAATTGTTTAAGTTCCTCTTTAAATGGTTGACTTGATTCGCAATGAGTtgagaaaatgaaatttatttttctatctGGTTGTTGGACCAATGTCTCTTTAAGCATACTAAATAACGGGTTaataccaacaccaccacaaaTTAAAAGGATTGGAGTCTCAGAATCGTTATTTACCACGAAATCGCCTGCTGGGACCGACATTGGTACTACATCACCcactttaatattattatgaaaatgatttgaTACTATACCATTTGGTGTATTCTTACCGAGTTCTTTCTTTATTGAAATACGATAGTATTCATCATTTGGTTTATCTGATAAACTGTAATGTCTGACATAAGTTCTCATCTTATCAGTTGGTacatcaacaccatcacCCGGTAATGTAATCTTTACAGTAATATATTGTCCAGGAATATAAGTAGCTATCTCTTTACCATCATATGCTTTAAAgtaaaatgatttaattaatggtgTCTCTTCTTCAATTCTATCAACTACAAACTCTCTCGTATCTTTCCAACCACCAATTTGTTCCTCAGTCTCAAAGTATAAATCTTCTTCTGCATCCATAAATGCTTGTGCAACTGCTCTATATGCCTCAGTCCATGCAgctataaataattaaattaaaaaaattaaaaaaaaatataaaatatattaatataatttaaattattat is a window encoding:
- a CDS encoding CDK family protein kinase, whose amino-acid sequence is MNSFQIIELIGSGSYGKVYKAIHNLSKCTVALKIISVMNIENGLPVEVKYLMKLRDCKNIVHLIEYFYSNDDKLVMVFEYLEYDLWKFISPKNKYMTLSCTKFFIHQLLEGLDELHSQKIMHLDIKPSNLLINPRFDLKIADFGFTTYIGNPHLAHQVISLFYRPPELLMGSRNYGPEVDIWSVGCIIVEMLTGFYMFAGSNDSLQLELIFKTFGTPTEKNWPGISKLSGYSPYLGSKSKKYPSKSLKDISKFKSFSNSTLDIILRMLTLCPKNRISTKEALNHPWFFEDPIASPPLDDIINCLVSRPVKISKQHQKTNNCNNNNGSYDIIPPNSILVPKRSSSQQAALQTQQVVDVDLQYLILKAEQQQIQYQKLVLQTSVPNHIYKEVYEVNQLLKQYILRLKQQKVNLNNNNLNNNNNNLYGNNNHNNNNNNNNNNNNNNNNNNYNNNNNNHNNNYNHDNNNNNNYNNNNYKNNNNSNNNFSFNNSNNNNNNNNNNNRNNRNNNNNNNNNNNNNNYNNNSNNNSYNNNFNNGFNNNDNINDDNNNNNSYNNVNNNNINNNNNNNNGFNGFNNYGNNFNNSNNNGNQFGANNNSFNNTDFSNDSNYGSYCNGLMDLINNNSMYNGGNYYMNNASFHQRIQEHIQKIQQQQLQQMEDQQQEKLNFRDYHPLSIPSQHHNTSSSDTHNNNNNNYNNNNNNNNNINNNNINSIHNQSSDHNHFIPNNGFTNENNNNHCINNMNNSNNNNNNNIGNIGSNGGSINEMGNNNNNNNNNNNNNNNNNNNNNNINANHNRNNNNGSNDFSDFNGNQMVINSYNNNSNNNGNINGNNNNGNGNINGIIGNNNNNNSNNNNNTSFNGNRTTTTTTTSSNFNNINNNNNNSNNNNKNNNNKNNNNNNNNNNNNNNNNNNNNNNNNSNNNSINNNTNNNNNNNNNNNGNGLTSSYANHFQYNHPPFNISNAPHPIPFLNNQSIPNSNYQFLNRFSFSNYSNNNSNGLANNYQNPFGHGATNSNNNNSGNNDHVFGHNTFNFNQNNNNNNNNNNNNNNNNNNNNNNNSNNNSNNNNYNSNNNDNSNSNSNNNNNNNNNNNNSLFNNFNTHNNSINRGNNSFDSFNNGFNHLKNNNNNINNNNNDINNNNNNNNNNNNNNGITKNNTQFGPNILSSTQTSHNSPVSLTPISVSSSSFSNYSPTSFSSSSMESLSSSSEFLSSESLSFTNSNQFSPLLNSASQDINNNSRSSRHRSKLNIDTKGNNNNNNNNKNNNNNNNNNNNNNNNNNNNNNNSNNINNDNNNNSNNNSNSNNNNSNSNNNNNSNNNNNNSFGLKRYVDDNEEQLLANQKKKKNIKSSPLPSASSSQQSQTQQQHQIQQQSQTQQQSQTQKIENNDGLSVENPIVLD
- the fhbA gene encoding hypothetical protein, producing MSLSQQSISIIKATVPVLQVHGVNITTTFYRNMFKANPQLLNIFNHSNQREGKQQNALANTVLQAAIHIDKLNELNLAPIVHKHVALGVLPEHYPIVGTNLLGAIKEVLQDAATDEILGAWGEAYGVIAQAFIDAEAALYKVTEEQIGGWRDTREFIVDRKVEESSNIISFYFKPADGKPIATYIPGQYITIKVPLTLENGEQRTHIRHYSLSDTPSEQYYRISVKKEDALKKSDPNGVVSNHLHANVKVGDKVLLSPPAGDYVVDQLSSNPILLVSGGVGITPLLSMAKATLAKQPEREVTFVHSSKNKQYQPFANELSQLEKSNKVKVSTVHSETDGQITKDKLEKFINPSQIKDTKVFICGPVSFMSAINKQLIELGYPKENISYEIFGPLTNV
- the fhbB gene encoding hypothetical protein, whose product is MLSQKSIQIIKSTVPLLEKYGVEITSLFYKNMFEAQPQFLNIFNHSNQRNQKQPVALANTILQSAIHIEKLNEINLMPIVHKHVALGITPEMYPIVGAHLLGAMKTVMQDEATPEIMAAWTEAYRAVAQAFMDAEEDLYFETEEQIGGWKDTREFVVDRIEEETPLIKSFYFKAYDGKEIATYIPGQYITVKITLPGDGVDVPTDKMRTYVRHYSLSDKPNDEYYRISIKKELGKNTPNGIVSNHFHNNIKVGDVVPMSVPAGDFVVNNDSETPILLICGGVGINPLFSMLKETLVQQPDRKINFIFSTHCESSQPFKEELKQLEDDYKETGNLKINLVYSENQGHINKEIIEKYSTQHVDQAEIAETDVYICGPVPFMMQVNKDLLQLGFHKENVHYELFGPLTPVLEENQMLRGVKNIIEN